One Setaria viridis chromosome 3, Setaria_viridis_v4.0, whole genome shotgun sequence DNA window includes the following coding sequences:
- the LOC117848377 gene encoding putative disease resistance protein RGA1 isoform X2: MNCFRFKFRSGPPGPVNHLRENSSKIIDPVDIAGRSRAGDKEKIIKSLLDKASNVNLMVFPIVGMGGMGKTTLAQLVYNDPEIQKHFQLRLWVCVSDNFDVDTLAKRIVEEAKKNGCQANGSSALDELQNAVSGKRYLLVLDDVWNRDEAHKWEKLKSYLQHGGSGSSVLTTTRDQAVAQLMMGAAKGAYELGRLGEKFIEEIINSRAFSSKQEKDWPRELVNMVGDVAKRCAGSPLAATALGSVLSTKTTAREWKDVLRRKKICDDRNGILPVLKLSYNCLPSHMRQCFAFCAMFPEDYEIDVEMLIQLWMANGFIPVLRGEEHPEISGKNIFIELTSRSFFHDVKGIPFEFTDIEVSRVTCKIHDLMHDVALDSMGKECAAIATEQSKSGDFPHSARHLLLPVNQPETLLNASLEKGSPVIQTLICEEYVNKDLQHLSKYRSARALKIKIMRGSTSRTMLGLEPVWLHHLRYLDLSESYNIKSLPEDISVLYHLQTLYLFYCYNLERLPKGMKYMTALRHLYTSLSKLTLLANDTKTKSVAEQSSSELVHGREKWKHRSPLTRMDLVGYNLLFSHSSALPLWTCFAQLVDLTIEYCHALVYWPENVFQALVSLRKLCIKGCSKLTGRTQETSQQSAPERSGLLPCLEYLLLDECPSLVEVPNLPASLKTLAIYTCHGLSEVANLPPSIKILVILHCYNLRSLSGQLDALQTLRIMKCSKLKSLESCLGRLLSLEDLDLCDCSTLQSLPNGPQAYSHLRALEIRSCPGIKLLPSSLQQRLDHLEEKTLDARYEGWEYSIRRRLACLK, encoded by the exons GGCCCGTAAATCACTTGAGGGAGAATAGTTCTAAAATCATCGACCCTGTGGACATTGCCGGCAGATCCAGAGCTGGAGACAAGGAGAAGATTATTAAGTCGTTGCTCGATAAAGCTAGCAATGTGAATCTCATGGTCTTTCCTATCGTCGGGATGGGAGGGATGGGGAAGACCACCTTAGCTCAGCTTGTTTACAATGATCCTGAGATTCAGAAGCATTTCCAGCTGCGACTCTGGGTGTGCGTCTCTGACAACTTTGATGTGGATACCCTGGCTAAAAGAATTGTGGAAGAAGCTAAGAAGAATGGTTGTCAAGCAAATGGAAGTTCAGCATTGGACGAGCTTCAAAATGCAGTGAGTGGGAAGAGGTACCTCCTCGTATTGGATGATGTCTGGAACCGTGATGAGGCACACAAGTGGGAAAAACTGAAGTCCTACCTTCAGCATGGTGGCAGCGGCAGCTCAGTGCTCACAACAACTCGTGATCAAGCAGTCGCTCAACTAATGATGGGTGCAGCTAAAGGAGCCTATGAACTTGGACGCTTGGGTGAAAAATTCATAGAGGAAATTATCAATTCAAGAGCATTCAGCTCCAAACAAGAAAAGGATTGGCCTCGTGAACTAGTTAACATGGTTGGCGATGTTGCAAAGAGATGTGCTGGTTCTCCTTTAGCTGCTACAGCATTGGGCTCCGTGTTAAGTACCAAGACCACCGCGCGTGAATGGAAGGATGTGCtaaggagaaaaaaaatttgtgATGATAGAAATGGAATCTTACCAGTACTCAAGCTGAGTTACAATTGCTTGCCATCACATATGCGGCAATGCTTTGCTTTCTGTGCTATGTTTCCCGAAGATTATGAGATTGACGTGGAAATGTTGATCCAGTTATGGATGGCCAATGGTTTTATCCCGGTGCTACGAGGAGAAGAACATCCTGAAATTTCaggtaaaaatattttcattgaGCTTACGTCAAGGTCATTTTTCCATGATGTGAAGGGGATCCCATTTGAGTTCACTGATATAGAGGTCTCTAGAGTTACTTGTAAGATCCATGACCTTATGCATGACGTTGCATTGGATTCTATGGGAAAAGAATGCGCTGCTATAGCTACAGAACAGAGTAAAAGTGGGGATTTTCCACATTCAGCTCGTCATTTATTATTGCCAGTCAATCAACCAGAAACTCTTCTGAATGCTTCCCTGGAGAAAGGCTCTCCGGTTATACAAACACTGATATGTGAGGAATATGTAAACAAAGACTTGCAACATTTGTCAAAATACAGGTCTGCGCGAGCATTAAAGATCAAGATCATGAGAGGTTCAACATCAAGGACCATGCTAGGTTTAGAACCCGTATGGCTACATCACCTGAGGTATCTTGATCTCTCAGAAAGCTATAATATTAAATCACTTCCTGAAGATATAAGCGTCCTATATCATCTGCAAACATTGTACCTTTTTTACTGTTACAATCTTGAACGACTTCCAAAGGGAATGAAGTACATGACTGCCCTCCGTCACCTCTACACTTCATTGTCCAAACTGACGTTGTTAGCCAATGACACAAAAACAAAATCGGTGGCTGAACAAAGTTCGAGTGAGTTGGTGCATGGCAGGGAGAAATGGAAGCATAGATCCCCTCTGACACGTATGGATTTAGTGGGATACAACCTTTTGTTCTCCCACTCAAGTGCACTGCCACTATGGACATGTTTTGCACAGCTCGTAGATTTAACAATTGAGTATTGCCACGCTCTTGTCTACTGGCCAGAAAACGTGTTCCAGGCCCTGGTATCCTTAAGGAAGTTATGTATTAAGGGATGCAGCAAACTGACTGGACGCACGCAAGAAACTTCTCAGCAATCTGCTCCGGAACGGAGTGGACTCCTGCCATGTCTAGAGTATCTACTTTTAGATGAATGTCCATCTTTGGTAGAGGTTCCCAACCTACCGGCATCTCTCAAGACATTAGCTATTTACACGTGCCACGGCTTGTCAGAGGTTGCCAATCTTCCTCCGTCCATCAAGATCTTGGTGATTTTGCATTGCTACAATCTTCGATCCCTATCAGGACAGCTGGATGCCCTCCAAACATTACGTATTATGAAGTGCAGTAAATTGAAATCGCTGGAATCTTGCTTAGGAAGGCTCCTGTCGCTGGAAGACCTCGACCTTTGTGATTGCAGCACCCTGCAATCCTTACCGAATGGGCCTCAAGCGTACTCACATCTTAGAGCTCTTGAGATTCGATCTTGTCCTGGTATAAAGTTGCTTCCCTCGAGCCTACAGCAACGTCTGGATCATCTCGAGGAGAAAACACTAGATGCCCGTTACGAAG GATGGGAATATTCAATTAGGAGGCGGCTGGCATGCTTGAAATAG
- the LOC140222097 gene encoding uncharacterized protein — translation MGSDANTQSAEAAAEKEPTSSSALLVLVSLIVRVAAIAVVSCSLARSAWLARGDLWDLAFIAGAGAVLAALFWCLRQAERLTPGSSAVERWRLKAAVWFLSTVLSCAFAYRVSLVMLPALVVLIWCMTSLVVLAGFVMLVLCNCKDYKYQCLAFIAGVGAVLAALFWCLRQAERLTPGSPAVERWRLKAAVWFLSTVLSCAFAYRVSLVMPPALVVLIWCMTSLVVLVGFVMLVLCNCKDQQYQCLDEVNDEAQARRRRAALALACWLRVTVIAFMACSVAPSAWRARQDPVELAVVAGPIALLAALFVCLHRAERLTPGSPPGQRRRLHVVVWVLSMLTVCLSAYQISRALPAVLAIAVWPVTSFFVLWGFYMLVLRKDHQYQELDGVDCDAAAGDANAFITARPADDLV, via the coding sequence ATGGGTTCTGATGCCAACACGCAGTCGGCGGAGGCAGCAGCCGAGAAGGAGCCGACCAGCAGCAGCGCGCTGCTCGTCCTCGTGTCCTTGATCGTCCgcgtcgccgccatcgccgtcgtGTCCTGCAGCTTGGCCCGGTCGGCGTGGCTGGCGCGCGGCGACCTGTGGGACCTGGCCTTcatcgccggcgcgggcgccgtcctcgccgcgctcttCTGGTGCCTCCGGCAGGCCGAGCGGCTCACGCCGGGCTCCTCCGCCGTGGAGAGGTGGCGGCTGAAGGCCGCCGTGTGGTTTCTCTCCACCGTCCTCAGCTGCGCGTTCGCGTACCGGGTGTCGCTGGTCATGCTGCCGGCGCTGGTGGTCCTCATCTGGTGCATGACGTCCTTGGTCGTCCTCGCGGGCTTCGTCATGCTCGTGCTCTGCAACTGTAAAGACTACAAGTACCAATGCCTGGCCTTCATCGCCGGCGTgggcgccgtcctcgccgcgctcttCTGGTGCCTCCGGCAGGCCGAGCGGCTCACGCCGGGCTCCCCCGCCGTGGAGAGGTGGCGGCTGAAGGCCGCCGTGTGGTTTCTCTCCACCGTCCTCAGCTGCGCGTTCGCGTACCGGGTGTCGCTGGTCATGCCGCCGGCGCTGGTGGTCCTCATCTGGTGCATGACGTCCTTGGTCGTCCTCGTGGGCTTCGTCATGCTCGTGCTCTGCAACTGTAAAGACCAACAGTACCAATGCCTGGACGAGGTCAACGATGAGGCccaggcaagaagaagaagagccgcGCTCGCACTCGCGTGCTGGCTCCGGGTCACCGTCATCGCCTTCATGGCCTGTAGCGTCGCCCCGTCGGCGTGGCGGGCGCGCCAGGACCCGGTTGAGCTGGCCGTCGTCGCGGGCCCCatcgcgctcctcgccgcgctcttCGTGTGCCTCCACCGCGCCGAGCGGCTCACGCCGggatcgccgcccgggcagcggcggcggctgcacgtCGTCGTCTGGGTCCTGTCCATGCTAACCGTCTGCTTGTCGGCGTACCAGATATCGCGGGCCTTGCCGGCCGTGCTGGCGATCGCCGTCTGGCCGGTGACGTCCTTCTTCGTTCTCTGGGGCTTCTACATGCTCGTGCTCCGCAAAGACCACCAGTACCAAGAACTGGACGGCGTCGACTgtgatgccgccgccggagacgccAATGCCTTCATAACGGCTAGGCCTGCCGACGACTTGGTTTAG